ATAGAAAATATTGGCACTGTAGACCCAATTCCTTGAGGCGATGAATAATAAATGCCGCCAAGATAGACTTCCCACTGCCTGGAGGGGCACTGTACCAAAGTATGCGCGATTCAGAGGACGGTTTCATCCAAATTTCAGCCTCTGGCTCTCGTAAAAACCATTCACAAGTATTCGCAATCCAGTCCCGACGAAGTCTATGGAAATCCTCTTCAGAGGTATGACAATTGCGGAACAATTCAGATACATTTATATCATTTTTAGGTTCTCGTGTATCTTCTTGAACTGCTTTCGTACGAAACAGTGTCACCAAGGATTTCAGGGCATTCCTAACGCTGAGGTAGTTAGAGTCGACTGGACTTGAGTATTTGCAAACATCATGATGGTCAGCTTGTAGTGGCCTCGAGATCTCAGCTGGATACCCTAGTACGGAAGAATCTTTCTCCAACACCATAAGTTTCTTTGGACCAATGGCAGTTGCCATGGTTTCGTAGAAGGACCAAATAGACAGTCTGGGTGCTAGATGACGAAATTGCTCATTCAGTTCTTCTATTGCGGTAGAATTTTTGTTTAGATCTGAGATGAAATGTTTGGAAGACTGAAATGATGCCGCTAATATCCGATTCAGAGTCTCGGCGAGATTCGTGCCGCGGTGAGGTGTCGACAAGAAGATAATGGCAGATATCGACTTCGTAATTTCCTTGTAAGTTTCATCGTATAGGCCAAGAAGATAGGCTTTCTTGACTACCAAACCACCCATGCTGTGGACAACAAAGATTATGGGATTTGTTCCGATAGCTATATCTTCTCCAGAGGCGCCTTTGGAGAAGCGCATCTCATATAGGAGTTCTTTGGCGAAATCCGTAATGTTGGAGATGCCAGCTCCACCGCGCCAGTTTGCATCATATCCAAAGGTCGAAATGCGTGCTTTGCCGACATCTGGCTCGAAAGGGAGCCATGCCTCAGGCCAAAAGAGAGACGGATCACGATTTTTCGTCCAAGTCTTCTGGCTATGACCACCGAGACCATGCACAAATATAATATCTAAAGCAGCAAGCTCGGGCTGATGGAGAACTCGAAGCCCCAGGCCCGCCGGTGCTGGTGTAGGTGATCGACTGCGAGAACGAGAATTCGAAGAACTCTGCAGCTCTGTGGAAGTTAATGAATAGGCGATAGATTTGCCGTCGATATTGAAGTTTGGTATTGTTTGAGGAGAGGTGGAAGTGTCGGGTGTCGTTCTTTCATTTCCACCTTGTGGCTGCGTCTTGTTCTTGCGGAAGCGTCTGAACTAGTCGTGGCCGTCAGTAGCCATTATTAGGAAACAGGCAATTGTGAACTAAACTCACCATCTCGACCACCTTAAGAGGGGTTGGGGTAACGAAGGTGGAGGTTATTTACCTCGCAAGACACTGTGGATTGCCGCTGCAGCGTATCGCCGACTTGCAAGTGCCCCAGCCCAACTATTCGCTAAACGCCCGTGCTATCCTTCGTATGTCATCTAATGATGCAATACCTACTACGAATGCTGCCAAGTGACAAAGTGAGGCGACGAGCTCAGACATAACGCGGACGTGGCGCCGGCCTGTCCCCTCCCGCACCTCGAGCCGCCGGCTAGTACCAGCCAAACGCATCCGACTCGGCTCAAGGTTCCCTCTAGGTCACTATGTAAGCTGTTGGTTGCGAGCAGGCGAGCAGGTGGATCAGGTTGTGCGTCTCACAAACCCAGTTGGGCATCTGGACCGGGCGGGGTATCACACAAGAAGGATCGACTTGTTCCGCTGCAAGACAGCTCTTCCCATCCTTGCATGGGCCTGAGCCGCGGAAGATGAGCCTGCAATTTCGCAGTTGCTTGTTATTGGTCTTTTCATACATGACCTCCATAAGAGTCATGCAGCCACTACATAAATGAATCTGTATGCAAAAAGTTGCCTTACACGAGCATGGAGGGATTTAACCCAGCTGCATCCTCATCTAGACCTGAAATTTAGTGTTTACTCCTCTTTGTGAAGGTGTAATTCGTACTTCGTTGCTTGTTCTTTTAAATGGCCATGGCTCAAAGACTTTCATCTCTTATTGAGAGCTCTCGTGCGGTTTCTGAACCATATACCGGAGATTTTCGTGTCGACGACAATGTCCTTGCCAAATTTCCAGAAGGAACAACAATCCTGTCTGCGGACAGCTTTGGTACTTCCGCATGGACAGTATCAGCTCGACTACATCTGAAGCTACCCAACGGTTCCGAGGAAAGATATTTCCTCAAGTCAGCTCCGGAGAAGGATGGTCGGACTCTCATGGAGGGTGAGTTTAACGCGATGTCTGAGATTTACAAATGGGCGCCAGATCTGGCCCCAAAGCCACATAGTTGGGGAAAATACGCGCTCGAAAAACCAGAAGCATACTTTTTCTTATCCCAATATATGGACCTGAGTGATATGATGCCGGAACCAAATCAGCTGTGTACGAAGCTTGCTCGCCTTCACCGTGAGAGCCAGTCTCCAACGGGTCAATTCGGCTTTCATATTACTACTTGCCAAGGTCATACCCCACAGTCGCTAACTTGGGAGTCCAATTGGACTGTATTCTTCACCCAACTCCTTAAACACGTGATCAACAAGGATTTCACGGTCAATGGATATTGGGAGGAGCTGGACCGAGTAGAAAAGCAGCTAATTGCACACGTTATCCCTCGACTCCTGGACGCTTTGGTAAAAGATGGCAGAAAGATAAAGCCTAGCCTCATCCATTCAAATCTGTGGGAGGGTAACAGCGGCACTTCTTTCgagaataataatatatacatCTTCGACGCGGCCGCATTTTACGCCCATCATGAGATGGAGGTGGGAAATTGGCGCTGCTATTATAACAAAATCAGTAACAGGGTATACACCAGAACATATCTTCGGCACCATGGCCCAAGCGAGCCAAAAGATGAATGGGAAGACCGAAATCGTCTGTATTGCATTTACTACAACACGATCTATTCGGTCAATCATCTTGGCACAGGAAAGGCTGTGCGTCAACGGTGAGCATCTTTCAATACTATTTACATAATACTAAAATTTTTGAGCTAACAAAAGGACAGAGCTTATCAGGATATGTATTATCTTATTGATAAGTATGCCCCCTTTCCGCAGGGTGAAGGACCATCAAAGCTAGATGAGTCGGAAATAGTCTCATTGTCTGCTGAGCGAGACCACACGGCGAATTAGTTTTCTAAAGATAAACGTGCTTTTTAAACAGCAGCGAGTTCACTATTGGAAGGGTCGCTGTGTACACAGGTAGCTGTCTGGAAGAACGGCAGCGGAAGCACGATCACATTATGAAATTATGGCTACAAACTGTCAGTTTGCTAGAACCAAATTTTTGTTTGCTGCATGCAGACGAGTAAGAAGAAGTAGGGTCTGGGTTTGATGATTTACTAAGAATCCTCTTTACTTATTGAGACATGATATAATTCATTCTATTGCCGTGAACTGTCACATACGACCAcaggtagtggagaattcggggtcccgtctgctcccccatagacaagccactaaccggcagattagtagttgagtgggtgaccatcagcgaacaccggctgttgtatgtttttttatatatttttttactcttttaatTGTTATTCTATTATGATTTCGCAATATTTTTGGTAGTGCTTATAGCCCAAGCTGTATGCGAGGGAGCTACTAACGAACATGAAATCGGGTCGTACCGAGAACTTGACAGCGCGAAACGGCTAGCATTATTCCGCAGCATATTGAAGGGAttagttttttcttttctcggaTGAACGAaatatctttgcttttcaAGGTCGTGTATGTCTTTTTGCTAGAATTTATGAAAACATTTCTTATACCTTCTGGGAACCTGATAATTGGATGATACCTGGACGCAGCTTCGGCATCAGCCCATCAGGGTCATACTTTGAGCTGATCTCCAGCAGTCGCTTCctattctcttctccataCCCGCCGTATACATCCTGGTGGCCAGCTGCATAGTTGAGATATTGGTACCTATGGAATGTGCCATTGGCCCGAGTGGCCTTCTCAACCTTTTCCACAAACTGATCGGCAACCTGCGAGATGTGCTTATCATGTTGAATGTCGGTCCACCTCCATAACAGCGAAATGTCTAGTTACAACACTTGTTAGTAAAATCTTATCCAATTACAAAATATCGCGTTTCTGGCATACCTATAAGAGGCATGTCTTCTGGCTTAATTCCCAAGGCATTGCCAACATCGTCTTTTGGAAGCATAGCCTCGAGCAATGGCTGGTACAATAAAGAGGGCACGAAGCCAGCACAATCCTTCAAAAGAGCCACAGATTCATCATGGATAGCAGCAATCTGCCTCAGCGTTGATAGATGACATTTCACAGACATGGAAGTAGTCCGGTACCTAGAGGAGTGGTCAGCTCGTAGTCCATTAATCTCCTTTTTTAGCCTCCTAGGACGCACATACCTGGAGCCTGATTCATTTTGGCTATCCATCTCGTCACAAAAATTCTTCAAGGTGCGCGTTTGAGTCGATGAGAAAAGGGGAGTGAGACGCTTAAAATCATCAAAAGCCGGGGGGTTCTCGGATTGAGGATTGCTGTGAGACATGACCATAGTATACACACTATTACCATCTCTAGCCATATCAGTAACTAGGAGAAATGCCTCAGCGAGGGGATCTTGATTGGTGTGTACAAATTTATTAAATGCGTCGAAAATAGCAGTCTCATGTTCATGAGCAAATGCACTGGCGCCACCCCATATTTCTCCAAGATCAAATGTTTTTAGCTCAAGACGAGTGACAATGCCAAATGTGATACCGGCTCCTCTCATTCCCCAGAAAAGGTCAGGGAGAGACTTTTTGGTGATATTTAGAACTTCGCCATTGGCAAGAACAAGCTTCGGGGGGAACTGTGAGCGGTGGCTTGATATCTGACGAATGGTGGATGTAAAACTTACCTTGTAGCTGATGACGTTGTCGCAAGCAAGCCCTCTTTcgctggaaaagaaagaaataccACCTGTGGATCTTTAGTTTAGCCACTTGCTTGTGTATACTCTCTTAAATTGAATGTTCTGAGGTCTCGTACCTCCCATAGTAAGCCCACTAACACCGACGCTAGAAATTCGGCCACCAACACATCCAAGAC
The Trichoderma asperellum chromosome 7, complete sequence DNA segment above includes these coding regions:
- a CDS encoding uncharacterized protein (EggNog:ENOG41~CAZy:AA7) is translated as MSSAATTDAGRKAALILRDKLGADKVILPNDAHPDLGKYGTDFYFIAQSSQIVPACRVLPINVTDVSETIKIVRETGATFAVKAGGHCPYPSGTNAENGITIDLSRLKDITVSDNRKSVAVGAGCRFGELYQKLEAHGLGCVGGRISSVGVSGLTMGGGISFFSSERGLACDNVISYKLVLANGEVLNITKKSLPDLFWGMRGAGITFGIVTRLELKTFDLGEIWGGASAFAHEHETAIFDAFNKFVHTNQDPLAEAFLLVTDMARDGNSVYTMVMSHSNPQSENPPAFDDFKRLTPLFSSTQTRTLKNFCDEMDSQNESGSRYRTTSMSVKCHLSTLRQIAAIHDESVALLKDCAGFVPSLLYQPLLEAMLPKDDVGNALGIKPEDMPLIDISLLWRWTDIQHDKHISQVADQFVEKVEKATRANGTFHRYQYLNYAAGHQDVYGGYGEENRKRLLEISSKYDPDGLMPKLRPGIIQLSGSQKV